The following coding sequences are from one Triticum aestivum cultivar Chinese Spring unplaced genomic scaffold, IWGSC CS RefSeq v2.1 scaffold8479, whole genome shotgun sequence window:
- the LOC123175777 gene encoding putative lipid-transfer protein DIR1, with product MAKSNALAATLLLVMVVSLATLEGVHGVCGMSNDEFKLCQPAAAVNNPTESPSGECCAALGKANLSCICRYKGIAGIWLKMYHIDAKRAMALPGKCGLTMPNNCS from the coding sequence ATGGCTAAGTCAAATGCATTGGCTGCAACACTGTTGCTTGTCATGGTGGTGTCCCTCGCCACACTAGAGGGTGTTCATGGCGTCTGCGGCATGTCGAATGATGAATTCAAGCTTTGCCAGCCCGCGGCGGCAGTGAATAACCCGACAGAGAGTCCGTCGGGTGAGTGTTGTGCTGCGCTTGGGAAGGCCAATCTATCATGCATTTGCCGCTACAAAGGCATCGCCGGCATATGGCTGAAAATGTACCACATCGACGCAAAGCGCGCCATGGCTCTGCCCGGCAAGTGCGGTCTCACCATGCCCAACAACTGCTCGTGA